Genomic window (Hypnocyclicus thermotrophus):
ATTTATTTATTATTAATAACAAGTATTTTTGCAAATATTGAAAAAGATGAATTGAATTTTTTTAATGAGAACCAAATAAGTAAAATAAATAAAAAAATAAAAAATATTGAAAAAGAACGAAAAGTTAATATAAAAATTTTTATATTAAAAGAAGAGCCAGAAAATCAATTGATAAAAGATAAAAAAAGTGTTATAATACTTTTGTTTAAAAAAGAAAATGGAAACATAGGTATAAACCTTAAATTTACAAATGATATAAATATAATTGATTATAAAAGTGAGATTGATAATTTATTAGAAGATTTGTCTCCACTTATTATTAATAAAGAGTACGAAGACTTTATATATGAACTTTTAGCTAATATAAGTGATATTTTAATATTTGTAGAAAAAGAGAATAATGATGCAATAGGTACGATAGAAAAAAATAAAGAAAATCAAAAAATAATTTTAAAAAATATATTAAACCTTATATTAATACTATTTTTAATGATAGTATTAGGTTTTGTTATATATACACTTTATTTATTTTATATAAAATCAAGAGATAAAACTAAATGTAAAGATTGTAATATAAATATGCATATAGTAGATAAAATAGAAAATAAAAGTGGAATAATCAAAATATATGAATGTCCAAAATGTAAAAAAATAAAGCAAATAATAGAGAAAAAATAGGTATTAGAGATAATCGCATGAGTAATCATGAGGAACGTCCGGACTCCGTAGGGCAAAGAGGGCAGATAACGTCTGCTAAGAGAAATCTTAAGGAAAGTGCCACAGAAAATAACCGCCAAAGTTAAAGTGTTTAACATGGTAAGGGTGAAAAGGTGGTGTAAGAGACCACCAGTATTTTACGAAAGTAAAATAGCTAGGTAAACCCCCTCTGGAGCAAGACCAAGAATTGAGATATATAGGAAGCTGCCCGTTTCTGTCTCTTATGGTAGGTCGCTTGAACTTATAGGCAACTATAAGTCTAGATAAATGATTATCAAATACAAAATCCGGCGTATACTAATACCTTTTTTAATAAACATAAAACTCCCCTAATTTAGGGGAGTTATTTTTATCTAAAATATAATTTTGTTAAATCTTTTAGTTTGAGAGCTAATTTTTTGTTTAATTGACCTTTTATATATCTCCATTGCCAGTTACCAGCAGCTTTCCCAGGAGTATTCATTCTTGAATCATTTCCTAAACCTAATATATCTTGAAGTGGAGAAATAGCTATATTAGCTACAGAAGCCCATGCTGCTGTAATAAATTCCCAATGAACATCATATCCAGATTTTTTAATGCCAAGATATTTTTTGGCAAATTCTCTATCATCAGGATTTGCATTTGTATACCATCCAATAATGGGCTCATTATCATGAGTACCAGTATAAACACAAGTATTTTTAGAATAGATATGTGGTAAGTGATTACTTTCATCTTTTGAATCAAATGCAAATTGAAGTATTTTCATGCCAGGGAAATTGAAGTAATCTCTAAGTTCTTCTACATCAGGAGTGATTACTCCTAAATCTTCAGCTATAATAGGAAGTTTTCCTAAAGCATCTCTTATTGCTTGGAAAAGTTCTTTTCCTGGAGCAGGAACCCATTCACCATTTATTGCTGTATCTTCATTAGCAGGAACTGCCCAATAAGCTGCAAAACCTCTAAAATGATCTATTCTAATAATATCAGAAAGTTTTAAATTAGCCTTAACTCTATTTATCCACCATTCAAAATTATGTTCTTTTATATAATCCCAATTATATAAAGGATTTCCCCATAATTGTCCTGTAGCACTAAAATAATCAGGTGGAACACCAGCTACTTTAACAGGTTTTCTTTCTTCGTCAAATAAAAACAATTCAGGATGTGACCATGCATCTGAACTGTCAAAAGCAACAAATATAGGGATATCACCAATAATTTTTATTCCATTTCTATTTGCATAAGCTTTTAATTCGCTCCATTGTTTAAAGAAAATATATTGTAAAAATTTTCTATAATTAATTTCATCTTTTAATTCATGTGTATAATGTGCTATTGATTCAGGTTTTCTAAAAACAATATCTTTATCGTCCCATTCAACCCAACATTTACCATCAAAATGATCTTTTACAGCTCGATAAAGAGCATAATCTTCTAACCATTGTTTGTTTTCTTCACAAAAAATTTCAAATTTGCTATTTAATAAAGTATCATTTTTAGATTTAAAATTTTCATATGCTTTTTTTAATAATGGCATTTTAAAATTGATAACTTTACCATAATCAATATAATTATTATCAAAGGTTTCTTCAACTGATAAATCATCATTTGTTAATAATCCTTCTTTTTTTAAGTTATCTAAGCTAATTAATAAAGGATTTCCTGCAAATGCTGAAAAACATTGATAAGGTGAGTCTCCATATCCAGTAGGTCCTAATGGGAACGTTTGCCATAATTTTTGACCTGATAAAATTAAAAAATCTACAAATTCATATGCTTCTTTTCCAAGTTCTCCAATACCATATTTACCTGGTAATGAAGTAGGATGAAGCAAGATACCGCTGCTTCTGCTAAATTCCATCTCTCTGTTTCCTCCTTAAAAATTATATAAAATATATAAACTGCATTAATATTTTAGCATATTTTATATAATTTGTCATTAATTTATCTAAGTTTATATAGAAAAAAATTATTAAAAATGATAAAATAATAAAGTAAGATATAGAAGAATAAAAAAAATATAAATAGAAATAATTTTAATTATAAATAATAATATTAGGAGGAATATTTAATGATTATT
Coding sequences:
- the malQ gene encoding 4-alpha-glucanotransferase; translation: MEFSRSSGILLHPTSLPGKYGIGELGKEAYEFVDFLILSGQKLWQTFPLGPTGYGDSPYQCFSAFAGNPLLISLDNLKKEGLLTNDDLSVEETFDNNYIDYGKVINFKMPLLKKAYENFKSKNDTLLNSKFEIFCEENKQWLEDYALYRAVKDHFDGKCWVEWDDKDIVFRKPESIAHYTHELKDEINYRKFLQYIFFKQWSELKAYANRNGIKIIGDIPIFVAFDSSDAWSHPELFLFDEERKPVKVAGVPPDYFSATGQLWGNPLYNWDYIKEHNFEWWINRVKANLKLSDIIRIDHFRGFAAYWAVPANEDTAINGEWVPAPGKELFQAIRDALGKLPIIAEDLGVITPDVEELRDYFNFPGMKILQFAFDSKDESNHLPHIYSKNTCVYTGTHDNEPIIGWYTNANPDDREFAKKYLGIKKSGYDVHWEFITAAWASVANIAISPLQDILGLGNDSRMNTPGKAAGNWQWRYIKGQLNKKLALKLKDLTKLYFR